From the genome of Dickeya aquatica, one region includes:
- a CDS encoding aminotransferase class I/II-fold pyridoxal phosphate-dependent enzyme, producing the protein MINLRDNENPFGGQQNRYPPNVYPSLAGCYLNALNEIEGHDDSREWHQDMVLMTRGASDGLDLIFRAFFEPAKDSVIVTPPNFRLFDELATVYSVRLEPIPLLGSNFNHLNVEKIKASQAKGLFLCDPNNPIGSSLKVDEVMDILENFSGLVVVDEAYVEYASRRSFRHLIHDYPQLIVVRSLSKGMALAGLRLGAVLAQPELIRAMMKVRLPFALPQPVIEQAQAALSNTTQLKQQISLFIQERERVAQLLRHIPEIEKVFSNAGFITIKAPESFATRLLNAGFDVLPNPMGLVGYIRISLAAANVMDDLIGVLRNK; encoded by the coding sequence ATGATTAACCTCCGCGATAACGAAAATCCCTTTGGCGGCCAGCAAAATCGTTACCCTCCGAATGTCTATCCATCGCTTGCGGGGTGTTATCTTAACGCCCTGAATGAGATAGAGGGCCATGATGATAGCCGGGAGTGGCATCAGGATATGGTGCTCATGACACGCGGAGCTTCAGATGGGCTGGATTTAATTTTTCGCGCCTTCTTTGAACCGGCTAAAGACAGTGTTATTGTCACGCCACCTAATTTTCGCTTATTTGATGAGCTCGCTACGGTTTATTCTGTTCGACTGGAGCCGATCCCTCTTTTAGGCAGTAATTTTAACCACCTGAATGTCGAAAAAATAAAGGCAAGCCAGGCAAAAGGCCTATTCCTCTGCGACCCGAATAACCCGATTGGCAGTAGCCTGAAGGTTGATGAGGTGATGGATATTCTGGAAAATTTCTCCGGGCTGGTCGTGGTGGATGAAGCCTATGTTGAATATGCCTCCCGGCGCTCATTTCGTCATCTTATTCATGATTATCCACAATTAATCGTCGTGCGTTCTTTGTCGAAAGGTATGGCGCTTGCGGGCTTGCGTCTAGGTGCCGTGCTGGCCCAGCCGGAGCTTATTCGCGCGATGATGAAGGTGAGGCTCCCGTTTGCGCTGCCACAGCCGGTTATCGAGCAGGCGCAAGCGGCGCTGTCAAATACCACACAATTAAAGCAACAGATTTCGCTCTTCATTCAGGAGCGTGAACGCGTAGCGCAACTGCTGCGACATATTCCCGAAATAGAAAAAGTGTTTTCCAATGCCGGGTTTATCACGATCAAAGCCCCTGAGTCTTTTGCCACCCGTTTACTCAATGCCGGATTTGATGTTTTGCCAAATCCAATGGGGCTTGTGGGATATATTCGTATTTCACTGGCAGCCGCTAATGTGATGGATGATCTCATCGGCGTGTTGCGTAATAAATAG
- a CDS encoding cupin domain-containing protein, producing the protein MNKEQQAVVNVIAREQIRAITHVEVNGETHLLGQHRDFRRDENLARFIPENGRLSFAWVRLREGETLDVHQHPTKSMIIVTSGSVQLTGDSPRQLYEGDIVCVEPFQNHGFTTREGETFHGLSIQFEGKGLYEDETQARVTFSDALNSLHQVNETLLGRHQQNALFKLFSSGRLQKDAKLRQRFVSALYVWSCYFQKMVLARQALCVTPALQEEYQRHFMEEVGHDELLRVRYQINETVYDPILEAAGNWFVSQMYQQDEAGKLVIVHLVVESSGHVFGLATSEIFHKPEVEGDYFDVHAEADDDHRAIGQGYLHSLPAEKIQSLLPLCRQAWDMMDLVHERIAAWTLQGASS; encoded by the coding sequence ATGAATAAGGAACAGCAAGCGGTTGTGAATGTGATTGCGCGTGAACAAATTCGTGCGATTACCCATGTCGAAGTGAATGGTGAAACCCATTTGCTGGGGCAGCATCGAGATTTTCGTCGGGATGAAAACCTGGCGCGTTTTATTCCAGAGAATGGTCGGCTGTCATTTGCCTGGGTGCGTTTAAGAGAGGGTGAAACACTGGATGTGCACCAGCATCCGACAAAGTCGATGATTATTGTTACGAGTGGTTCAGTACAATTAACCGGTGACAGCCCGCGTCAGTTATATGAAGGAGATATTGTCTGTGTCGAGCCATTTCAAAATCACGGTTTTACCACACGAGAAGGTGAAACCTTTCATGGCTTGTCCATTCAGTTTGAAGGTAAAGGATTATATGAAGATGAAACTCAGGCAAGAGTCACCTTCAGTGATGCATTAAATAGCCTGCATCAGGTGAATGAAACCCTGTTAGGGCGTCACCAGCAAAATGCACTGTTTAAATTATTCTCTTCCGGTCGGTTGCAAAAAGATGCGAAATTACGCCAGCGTTTTGTTTCTGCCTTATATGTATGGTCATGCTATTTCCAGAAAATGGTGTTAGCGCGTCAGGCGCTGTGTGTGACGCCGGCATTGCAGGAGGAGTATCAGCGTCATTTCATGGAAGAAGTGGGGCATGATGAGTTATTGCGGGTACGTTATCAGATTAACGAGACGGTGTACGATCCGATTCTGGAAGCGGCAGGCAACTGGTTTGTTTCTCAGATGTACCAGCAAGATGAAGCCGGAAAACTGGTGATTGTGCATCTGGTGGTGGAGTCGAGCGGTCATGTGTTTGGCCTGGCAACCTCAGAGATCTTCCACAAGCCAGAAGTCGAAGGTGACTATTTTGATGTTCACGCGGAGGCCGATGATGACCACCGTGCCATCGGCCAGGGGTATTTGCATAGCCTGCCGGCTGAAAAAATACAGTCTCTGCTGCCACTGTGCCGTCAGGCATGGGACATGATGGATCTGGTACATGAGCGTATTGCCGCCTGGACATTACAAGGTGCTTCATCATGA
- a CDS encoding tRNA ligase subunit PheS family protein → MTSCCQPALGSLHPLTLLRQHIAGFFQARGYTPMEGPEIEAEWFNFDVLNMADDHFARAPDNTFYLAQVGAKRPDSLTPPDSPGPRSGLVLRAHTSPVQARTLLTQAPPLYRFHIGRTYRPDALDATHSPVFNQLEGLAVDRHLTMDNLKQLLDELAHALFGQDLVTRLRPYEFAYAQPAAEIDIQCNQCHGQSTTCPTCQGEGWIEWGGCGMVHPNVLINCGVNPDEFRAFSFGIGVERTLMLRDGLQDLQPIVNGDVTYAHSHAAALSHAGVETAFASRGDSLTEWTLASQGLVQVSTFPFTSVQELAPLLPASSQSNAPNYWQLRNPIAGMAPVLRPLLLPGLLNLWQQQSAALPAHSNGIFERARVFLPGLLSAAPAIATGSAPSDEQLAQLYSAIPRQPFHLAALGRDGGQLLTAVQAALAAQGVTVHCREDEPLPWATSGVTALVTDAGDIIGHAGQLAPHVLSAWQLSEPLAACEITMDITLQEEK, encoded by the coding sequence ATGACATCCTGTTGCCAGCCTGCGCTCGGTTCATTGCATCCGCTGACGCTGCTCAGGCAACACATCGCCGGGTTTTTTCAGGCGCGTGGCTATACCCCGATGGAAGGGCCAGAAATTGAAGCTGAATGGTTCAATTTTGATGTGCTGAATATGGCGGATGACCATTTTGCCCGTGCCCCGGACAATACTTTTTATCTGGCTCAGGTTGGCGCGAAACGGCCTGATTCGTTAACGCCGCCCGACTCGCCCGGGCCGCGCTCCGGGCTGGTGCTGCGGGCTCATACCTCACCGGTACAGGCGCGCACCTTGCTCACGCAAGCACCGCCGTTATACCGCTTTCATATCGGGCGAACCTATCGCCCTGATGCGCTGGATGCCACGCATAGCCCGGTTTTCAATCAACTGGAAGGGCTGGCGGTAGACCGCCATCTGACGATGGATAATCTCAAGCAACTGCTGGATGAACTGGCGCATGCGTTGTTTGGGCAAGATCTGGTGACGCGATTGCGGCCTTACGAGTTTGCTTATGCCCAGCCAGCGGCAGAGATCGACATTCAGTGTAACCAGTGCCACGGGCAATCAACAACGTGCCCGACCTGTCAGGGAGAAGGCTGGATTGAATGGGGCGGTTGCGGCATGGTTCACCCGAATGTACTTATCAACTGTGGGGTGAACCCGGATGAGTTTCGCGCCTTCTCATTTGGTATCGGTGTGGAGCGTACATTGATGCTGCGAGACGGCTTGCAGGATTTACAACCGATCGTAAATGGTGATGTGACTTATGCCCACAGCCACGCGGCGGCACTGAGTCATGCCGGGGTGGAAACCGCGTTTGCAAGCCGCGGTGATAGCCTGACGGAGTGGACATTGGCCTCGCAGGGGCTGGTGCAGGTTTCTACTTTTCCTTTTACATCCGTTCAGGAACTGGCTCCTCTGCTACCTGCGTCATCGCAAAGCAACGCACCAAATTACTGGCAGCTACGCAACCCGATAGCGGGCATGGCACCGGTGCTGCGTCCGTTGCTGTTGCCGGGGCTATTGAACCTCTGGCAGCAACAGAGCGCGGCCTTACCCGCTCACAGTAACGGTATTTTTGAACGTGCGCGGGTGTTCTTGCCGGGCCTGTTGTCTGCGGCACCGGCCATCGCCACGGGCTCTGCGCCGTCTGACGAACAACTGGCACAACTGTATTCGGCGATTCCCCGCCAGCCGTTTCATCTGGCAGCCTTGGGCCGGGACGGCGGGCAGTTGCTGACAGCGGTGCAGGCAGCACTGGCTGCACAAGGTGTGACGGTGCATTGCCGGGAAGATGAGCCGCTTCCCTGGGCCACATCAGGCGTCACTGCGCTGGTCACTGACGCGGGCGATATTATTGGCCACGCCGGGCAACTGGCCCCCCATGTTTTGTCTGCATGGCAGCTATCCGAGCCGCTGGCAGCCTGTGAAATTACAATGGATATCACGCTTCAGGAGGAAAAATAA